A section of the Jatrophihabitans sp. genome encodes:
- the glyA gene encoding serine hydroxymethyltransferase codes for MPEQYWGPDFESLQKIDPEIAGVVLDELDRLRGGLQLIASENFTSPAVLAALGSTLSNKYAEGYPGKRYYGGCEVVDRAEQIGIDRAKALFGAEHANLQPHSGASANLAVYGAFLQPGDTVLAMSLPHGGHLTHGTKVSFSGKWFNAVSYGVDPETEDIDYDQARALAAEHRPKMIICGGSAIPRLIDFAAFREIADSVGAILMVDAAHFIGLVAGKAIPSPVPYADVVTFTTHKVLRGPRGGALVCKAEHAAKLDKAVFPMMQGGPLMHAIAAKAVNLAECATPEYQAYARQVISNAQALTAGLAEAGMRPVTGGTDTHLALLDLQGLGVSGRDAESRCDAAGIVLNKNAIPNDPAPPSVASGVRVGTPSVTTQGMTEPQMAQIAQLIGRAVTSADAAVHADVRAEVSALVAAHPAYPQG; via the coding sequence ATGCCTGAGCAGTACTGGGGACCGGACTTCGAGTCGCTGCAGAAGATCGATCCAGAGATCGCCGGCGTGGTGCTGGACGAGCTGGACCGGCTGCGCGGCGGGCTGCAGTTGATCGCGAGCGAGAACTTCACCTCGCCGGCGGTGCTGGCCGCGCTGGGCAGCACCCTGAGCAACAAGTACGCCGAGGGCTATCCCGGCAAGCGTTACTACGGTGGCTGCGAGGTGGTCGACCGGGCCGAGCAGATCGGCATCGACCGCGCCAAGGCGCTGTTCGGCGCCGAGCACGCCAACCTGCAGCCGCACTCGGGCGCCAGCGCCAACCTGGCGGTCTACGGGGCGTTCCTGCAGCCCGGTGACACCGTGCTGGCGATGTCGCTGCCGCACGGCGGTCACCTCACTCACGGCACCAAGGTGAGCTTCTCGGGCAAGTGGTTCAACGCGGTCAGCTACGGCGTCGACCCTGAGACCGAGGACATCGACTACGACCAGGCCCGGGCGCTGGCCGCCGAGCACCGCCCCAAGATGATCATCTGCGGCGGCTCGGCCATTCCGCGGCTCATCGACTTCGCCGCGTTCCGCGAGATCGCCGACTCGGTGGGCGCCATCCTGATGGTCGACGCCGCCCACTTCATCGGCCTGGTCGCCGGCAAGGCGATCCCGTCGCCGGTGCCCTACGCCGACGTGGTCACCTTCACCACCCACAAGGTGCTGCGCGGTCCGCGCGGCGGGGCGCTGGTGTGCAAGGCCGAGCACGCCGCGAAGCTGGACAAGGCGGTGTTCCCGATGATGCAGGGCGGGCCGCTGATGCACGCGATCGCGGCCAAGGCGGTCAACCTCGCCGAGTGCGCGACGCCGGAGTACCAGGCCTACGCCAGGCAGGTCATCAGCAACGCCCAGGCGCTGACCGCGGGCCTGGCCGAGGCTGGGATGCGCCCGGTCACCGGCGGCACCGACACCCACCTGGCGCTGCTGGACCTGCAGGGGCTCGGGGTGAGCGGGCGGGACGCGGAGAGCCGCTGCGACGCCGCCGGCATCGTCCTGAACAAGAACGCCATTCCCAACGACCCGGCGCCGCCCTCGGTGGCCTCCGGCGTTCGGGTGGGCACCCCGTCGGTGACCACCCAGGGCATGACCGAGCCGCAGATGGCCCAGATCGCGCAGCTGATCGGCCGCGCGGTGACCAGCGCGGACGCCGCGGTGC
- a CDS encoding L-threonylcarbamoyladenylate synthase, translated as MSDLLDCTDPNTRPMAISAAARAVSAGSVVVLPTDTLYGIGADAFNPAAVTSLLAAKGRGRDMPVPVLVGSWHTIDGLVSAVSGQTRDLVEAFWPGALTLVVEHAPSLAWDLGDARGTVALRMPLHPVALDLLAQTGPMAVSSANITSMPPAVTAQQAYEQLGESVSVYLDGGEAPAGRPSTIVDLTGPVPVLLRQGAVSVEQLREVLDNLEAPGGPS; from the coding sequence ATGAGCGACCTGCTGGACTGCACCGATCCGAACACCCGTCCGATGGCGATCAGCGCCGCCGCGCGTGCGGTGAGCGCCGGCTCGGTCGTGGTGCTGCCCACCGACACGCTCTACGGCATCGGCGCCGATGCCTTCAACCCGGCGGCAGTGACCAGCCTGCTGGCGGCCAAAGGCCGCGGCCGGGACATGCCGGTTCCGGTCCTGGTCGGGTCCTGGCACACCATCGACGGCCTGGTCAGCGCCGTCTCGGGCCAGACGCGCGATCTGGTCGAGGCGTTCTGGCCGGGCGCGCTGACCCTGGTGGTCGAGCACGCGCCGTCACTGGCCTGGGACCTCGGCGACGCACGCGGAACCGTGGCGCTCAGGATGCCGCTGCACCCCGTGGCGCTGGACCTGCTGGCTCAAACCGGTCCGATGGCGGTGTCCAGCGCCAACATCACCTCGATGCCGCCGGCCGTGACCGCCCAGCAGGCCTACGAGCAGCTCGGTGAGTCGGTGTCGGTCTACCTCGACGGCGGCGAGGCGCCGGCCGGCCGGCCTTCGACGATCGTGGACCTGACCGGTCCAGTCCCGGTGCTGCTGCGTCAGGGCGCGGTCAGCGTGGAGCAATTGCGCGAGGTGCTGGACAACCTCGAGGCGCCCGGCGGGCCGTCCTGA
- the prmC gene encoding peptide chain release factor N(5)-glutamine methyltransferase yields MSLTVRAELAAATAELAAGGVHSARVEAELLLSHVLGASRGRLLVIQTLSPQEAARLRQLVDQRVTGVPLQHLTGGAPFRRLELAVGPGVFIPRPETELLVELAAQWLAPGAVVVDLGSGSGAIALSVAQEFPVARVIAVERSERALRWLRRNAADRQAAGDRPIEVLPGDIADAGLLAELSGAASVVLANPPYVPESSRAQLPAEVAHDPDEALFAGADGLSLMPAVIELAARLLRPGGFLGVEHDQSHAEAMARLLGASGCWTTVAGRSDLTGRPRFSTAVRA; encoded by the coding sequence ATGTCCCTCACCGTCCGGGCCGAACTCGCGGCGGCCACTGCCGAGCTGGCAGCGGGCGGCGTGCACTCTGCCCGGGTCGAGGCGGAGTTGCTGCTCAGCCACGTGCTGGGGGCCAGCCGCGGCCGGCTGCTGGTCATCCAGACGCTCAGCCCGCAGGAGGCGGCGCGGTTACGGCAGCTGGTCGACCAGCGGGTGACCGGCGTGCCGTTGCAGCACCTGACCGGCGGCGCGCCGTTTCGGCGGCTGGAGCTGGCGGTCGGGCCCGGGGTGTTCATCCCACGGCCGGAGACCGAGCTGCTGGTGGAGCTGGCGGCGCAGTGGCTGGCGCCGGGCGCCGTCGTGGTGGACCTGGGATCGGGATCCGGCGCGATCGCGCTGTCGGTGGCCCAGGAGTTCCCCGTGGCCCGGGTGATCGCGGTGGAGCGGTCGGAGCGGGCGCTGCGCTGGCTGCGGCGCAACGCCGCGGACCGGCAGGCGGCGGGGGACCGGCCGATCGAGGTGCTGCCCGGCGACATCGCCGACGCCGGGCTGCTGGCCGAGCTGAGCGGCGCCGCCAGCGTGGTGCTGGCCAACCCGCCCTACGTTCCGGAGTCGAGCAGGGCTCAGCTGCCGGCCGAGGTGGCCCACGATCCGGACGAGGCGCTGTTCGCCGGCGCCGACGGCCTGAGCCTGATGCCGGCCGTCATCGAGCTCGCGGCCCGGCTGCTGCGGCCGGGTGGCTTTCTGGGCGTCGAGCACGACCAGAGCCATGCCGAGGCGATGGCCCGGCTGCTCGGCGCATCAGGATGCTGGACGACCGTGGCCGGCCGGTCGGATCTGACCGGCCGGCCACGGTTCAGCACCGCGGTGCGCGCCTAG
- the prfA gene encoding peptide chain release factor 1, whose product MVQEADGSSTLAQMLTEYVETETALSDPAVHADQATARRLGRRFAQLAPVVSASHELDRVRADAQAARELAGEDDSFAAEAEELAAQIPVLEDKLRELLVPKDPNDIKDVILEIKAGEGGDESALFAGDLLRMYLRYAELQGWQTEVLDDEETDLGGHKSVTVAVRSRSLDKPVWSRLKYEGGVHRVQRVPVTESQGRIHTSAAGVLVLPEAEDVEVEIDPNDLRIDVYRSSGPGGQSVNTTDSAVRITHIPTGTVVSMQNEKSQLQNREAALRVLRARLLAHAQEQAQQDASDARRLQVRTVDRSERIRTYNYAENRIADHRVNFKAYNLDQVLDGALDDVIDALTRADVEAALSGDADS is encoded by the coding sequence ATGGTTCAAGAAGCTGACGGATCTTCCACGCTGGCACAGATGCTGACCGAGTACGTCGAGACCGAGACGGCGCTGTCGGACCCGGCGGTGCACGCCGACCAGGCCACCGCCCGGCGGCTCGGGCGCCGCTTCGCCCAACTGGCGCCGGTGGTCAGCGCGTCCCACGAACTGGACCGGGTGCGAGCTGACGCCCAGGCCGCTCGAGAGCTGGCCGGCGAGGATGACTCCTTCGCCGCCGAGGCCGAGGAGTTGGCGGCTCAGATCCCGGTGCTGGAGGACAAGCTGCGCGAGCTGCTGGTTCCCAAGGACCCCAACGACATCAAGGACGTGATCCTTGAGATCAAGGCCGGCGAGGGTGGCGACGAGTCCGCGCTGTTCGCCGGTGACCTGCTGCGGATGTACCTGCGCTACGCCGAGCTGCAGGGCTGGCAGACCGAGGTGCTCGACGACGAGGAGACCGACCTCGGCGGCCACAAGTCGGTCACCGTGGCGGTGCGCTCGCGCAGCCTGGACAAGCCGGTCTGGAGCAGGCTGAAGTACGAGGGCGGCGTGCACCGGGTGCAGCGGGTGCCGGTCACCGAGTCCCAGGGCCGGATCCACACCTCCGCGGCCGGGGTGCTGGTGCTTCCCGAGGCCGAGGACGTCGAGGTCGAGATCGATCCCAACGACCTGCGCATCGACGTCTACCGCTCCTCGGGCCCGGGCGGCCAGAGCGTCAACACCACCGACTCGGCGGTCCGGATCACCCACATCCCGACCGGCACGGTCGTCTCGATGCAGAACGAGAAGAGCCAGCTGCAGAACCGGGAGGCCGCGCTGCGGGTGCTGCGGGCCCGGCTGCTGGCGCACGCCCAGGAGCAGGCCCAGCAGGACGCCTCCGACGCGCGCCGCTTGCAGGTGCGCACCGTCGACCGATCCGAACGGATCAGGACGTACAACTACGCCGAGAACCGGATCGCCGATCACCGGGTCAACTTCAAGGCCTACAACCTCGACCAGGTGCTCGACGGCGCCCTCGACGACGTGATCGACGCGCTCACCAGGGCCGATGTCGAGGCAGCGCTGTCCGGAGACGCCGACAGCTGA
- the rpmE gene encoding 50S ribosomal protein L31: MKDAIHPEYVVTEVTCSCGNSFTTRSTAKAGSMHAEVCSACHPFYTGKQKIMDVGGRVDKFEKRYGKRERTTTA, translated from the coding sequence GTGAAGGACGCCATTCACCCCGAGTACGTGGTCACCGAAGTGACCTGCTCGTGCGGTAATTCGTTCACCACCCGCAGCACCGCCAAGGCCGGCTCGATGCACGCCGAAGTGTGCTCGGCCTGCCACCCGTTCTACACCGGCAAGCAGAAGATCATGGACGTCGGCGGCCGGGTGGACAAGTTCGAGAAGCGCTACGGAAAGCGTGAGCGCACCACCACCGCATAG
- a CDS encoding carbohydrate ABC transporter permease, whose protein sequence is MTAVAHSSTAVATPTEAAPAPKKRFDVGNLGTLAVIALIIFWCLAPFYWMLVLAFRETAFTFETTPWFTHLTLENFRYAFDTTNNQFGRSLLNSLLIGAVVTFLAMTVGVFAGYAMARLAFRGKGAVLAAILGASMFPGVAILTPLFQLFADWGWLGTYQALILPQISFSLPLAVYTLTSFFSDMPWELEQAARVDGATPGQAFRLVIFPLAAPALFTTAILVFLASWNEFLLSSVLANGVKSVEPSTVAIANFTAGPHVVPYTQTMAAGIVVTVPLVIVVLLFQRRIVSGLTAGGVKG, encoded by the coding sequence ATGACCGCTGTCGCCCATAGCTCCACCGCGGTGGCCACCCCCACCGAGGCGGCGCCCGCCCCGAAGAAGCGTTTCGACGTCGGCAACCTCGGCACCCTGGCCGTCATAGCGCTCATCATCTTCTGGTGCCTGGCGCCGTTCTACTGGATGCTGGTGCTGGCCTTCCGCGAGACCGCCTTCACCTTCGAGACGACGCCCTGGTTCACCCACTTGACCCTGGAGAACTTCAGGTACGCCTTCGACACCACCAACAACCAGTTCGGCCGGTCGCTGCTGAACAGCTTGCTGATCGGCGCCGTGGTCACCTTCCTGGCGATGACGGTGGGGGTGTTCGCCGGCTACGCGATGGCCCGGCTCGCCTTCCGGGGCAAGGGCGCGGTGCTGGCCGCGATCCTCGGCGCGTCGATGTTCCCCGGTGTGGCGATCCTGACTCCGCTGTTCCAGCTGTTCGCCGACTGGGGTTGGCTGGGCACCTACCAGGCGCTGATCCTGCCCCAGATCTCGTTCTCGCTGCCGCTGGCGGTGTACACGCTGACCAGCTTCTTCTCCGACATGCCGTGGGAGTTGGAGCAGGCCGCTCGGGTGGACGGCGCCACCCCGGGCCAGGCGTTCCGGTTGGTGATCTTCCCGCTGGCCGCGCCCGCGCTGTTCACCACCGCCATCCTGGTGTTCCTGGCCTCCTGGAACGAGTTCCTGCTGTCCAGCGTGCTGGCCAACGGCGTCAAGAGCGTGGAGCCGTCCACGGTCGCCATCGCCAACTTCACCGCCGGCCCGCACGTGGTCCCCTACACCCAGACCATGGCGGCCGGCATCGTGGTGACCGTTCCGCTGGTGATCGTGGTGCTGCTGTTCCAGCGGCGCATCGTCAGCGGCCTGACCGCCGGCGGGGTCAAAGGCTGA
- a CDS encoding sugar ABC transporter permease: MTLAKPAAGKSASTTLPSAPGPKRNKIKTGEGRLAFLLVAPTVALLGLIVGYPIVKAVYQSFLSDTAKIDPVTGQFGKSGAWTGLTNYKHWLFQECPTAGGKVVKCPTGTLGSQFWDSITITVGFTVVTVLLETVIGMIFALMMNRAFKGRALVRAAILIPWAIPTAVTAKLWQVVFDPQGILNKVLGTNFAWTSEQWPARSAIVIADVWKTTPFIALLILAGLQGISSDIYESAKVDGANAWQRFIKITLPLVKPALAVAVIFRTLDVLRMYDLPAILTGGANGTTTVSILVVEQLRSGLNSASALSTITFIFIFAIALGMVRLFNANIVGTPGKGGK; this comes from the coding sequence ATGACCCTGGCCAAACCCGCAGCGGGGAAATCCGCGAGCACGACGCTCCCCTCAGCGCCTGGACCGAAGCGCAACAAGATCAAGACCGGCGAGGGCCGGCTGGCGTTCCTGCTGGTGGCGCCCACGGTGGCCTTGCTCGGCCTGATCGTCGGGTACCCCATCGTCAAGGCGGTGTACCAGTCCTTCCTGTCGGACACGGCCAAGATCGACCCCGTGACCGGGCAGTTCGGCAAATCCGGCGCCTGGACCGGGCTCACCAACTACAAGCACTGGTTGTTCCAGGAATGCCCCACCGCAGGCGGCAAGGTCGTGAAGTGCCCGACCGGAACCCTCGGCTCGCAGTTCTGGGACTCGATCACCATCACCGTCGGGTTCACCGTCGTCACCGTGCTGCTTGAGACCGTCATCGGCATGATCTTCGCCTTGATGATGAACCGGGCGTTCAAGGGCCGGGCTCTGGTCCGGGCCGCGATCCTCATCCCGTGGGCGATCCCGACCGCTGTCACCGCCAAGCTGTGGCAGGTGGTCTTCGACCCGCAGGGAATCCTGAACAAGGTGCTCGGCACCAACTTCGCCTGGACCAGTGAGCAGTGGCCGGCCCGCTCGGCGATCGTGATAGCCGACGTCTGGAAGACCACGCCGTTCATCGCGCTGCTCATCCTGGCCGGCCTTCAGGGCATCAGCTCTGACATCTACGAGTCGGCCAAGGTCGACGGAGCCAACGCCTGGCAGCGCTTCATCAAGATCACCCTGCCGCTGGTCAAGCCGGCGCTGGCGGTCGCGGTCATCTTCCGCACCTTGGACGTGCTGCGGATGTATGACCTGCCCGCGATCCTCACCGGCGGCGCCAACGGCACCACCACCGTGTCGATCCTGGTGGTGGAGCAGTTGCGCAGCGGGCTGAACTCGGCTTCGGCGCTATCGACGATCACCTTCATCTTCATCTTCGCGATAGCACTCGGCATGGTGCGGCTGTTCAACGCCAATATCGTCGGCACACCTGGAAAGGGCGGTAAGTGA
- a CDS encoding ABC transporter substrate-binding protein, with protein MSPRVAFGAVSLLGAAVVLAGCGGSDGNNNSGADDKAASARGAITFVTGKDNSGLMPHLAQEWNAAHPNEKVTIKQQSDQADQQLSDLQQHFQAKDPNYDVVTVDVVWTAEFAAKGWVIPLEGQYAMDTSKLLGPTVEAATYNNKLYAAPYASDAGLLYYRKDLVSKAPATWDEMIAACKGKTSTSITGAKPACYAGQFAKYEGLTVNGAEAINSAGGQIVKEDGKTPNVVTPEATAGLNFLVNGFKQGYIPKEALGFQETQSLNAFQAGQLMFMRNWPYANAILEGAGSKVAGKFGIAPLPGPNGAGASSLGGHSVAISTYSKYKATALDFLKFVQSEPVQSYNLSQGSQAPVIESLYSDPALVKKFPYLPVLAKGIEAATPRPVTPFYPAVTEAIQTNVYAALQGQTSVDEALKSLQAAIESGTAG; from the coding sequence ATGAGTCCAAGGGTCGCATTCGGTGCGGTCTCGTTGCTCGGTGCGGCCGTGGTATTGGCTGGCTGCGGTGGCAGTGACGGCAATAACAACAGTGGTGCCGACGACAAGGCGGCCAGCGCCAGAGGCGCGATCACCTTCGTCACCGGCAAGGACAACAGCGGCTTGATGCCGCACCTGGCGCAGGAGTGGAACGCCGCGCACCCCAACGAGAAGGTCACCATCAAGCAGCAGTCCGATCAGGCTGACCAGCAGCTGTCCGACCTCCAGCAGCACTTCCAAGCCAAGGACCCCAACTACGACGTGGTGACGGTGGACGTCGTCTGGACGGCGGAGTTCGCGGCCAAGGGCTGGGTGATCCCGCTTGAGGGCCAGTACGCGATGGACACCAGCAAGCTGCTCGGTCCGACGGTGGAAGCGGCCACCTACAACAACAAGCTCTACGCCGCGCCCTACGCCTCTGACGCCGGCCTGCTGTACTACCGCAAGGACCTGGTCTCCAAGGCGCCCGCCACCTGGGACGAGATGATCGCGGCGTGCAAGGGTAAGACCTCGACTTCCATCACCGGCGCCAAGCCCGCCTGCTACGCGGGTCAGTTCGCCAAGTACGAGGGTCTGACGGTGAACGGCGCCGAGGCGATCAACTCCGCCGGTGGCCAGATCGTCAAGGAAGACGGCAAGACCCCCAATGTGGTGACGCCCGAGGCCACTGCCGGCCTGAACTTCCTGGTCAACGGTTTCAAGCAGGGCTACATCCCCAAGGAGGCGCTCGGCTTCCAGGAGACCCAGAGCCTGAACGCCTTCCAGGCCGGCCAGCTGATGTTCATGCGTAACTGGCCCTACGCCAACGCCATCCTCGAAGGCGCCGGCTCCAAGGTCGCCGGAAAGTTCGGCATCGCCCCGCTGCCCGGCCCGAACGGCGCCGGCGCCTCCAGCCTGGGTGGGCACAGCGTCGCCATCAGCACGTACTCCAAGTACAAGGCGACTGCGCTGGACTTCCTCAAGTTCGTCCAGTCAGAGCCGGTCCAGTCCTACAACCTGTCGCAGGGTTCGCAGGCGCCGGTCATCGAGTCGCTCTACTCAGACCCGGCGCTGGTGAAGAAGTTCCCGTACCTGCCGGTGCTGGCCAAGGGCATCGAGGCCGCGACTCCTCGTCCGGTCACCCCGTTCTACCCCGCCGTCACCGAAGCGATCCAGACCAATGTCTACGCCGCGCTGCAGGGACAGACCTCGGTTGACGAGGCCTTGAAGAGCCTTCAGGCGGCAATCGAGTCCGGCACCGCGGGCTGA
- a CDS encoding alpha-amylase family glycosyl hydrolase: protein MDSSQATWWQSAVVYQVYPRSFCDANGDGVGDLAGITTRLDYLQRLGVDVLWLSPIFPSPQDDAGYDISDYCDVDPVFGSLADFDHLLAEVHRRGMRLVLDLVVNHTSDEHPWFQQSRRGKDAAYRDWYWWRGPRPGMAPGAPGAEPTNWGSAFSGSAWQFDEASGEYYLHLFSRKQPDLNWENPEVRSAVHAMMRWWLDRGVDGFRMDVINMISKDPRLPDGPVRSGAYGDGSPHYICGPRIHEFLQEMNQQVFAGRDGKSLTVGEMPGVTVEQARLFTDPARPGTSSTWCSSSSTCNWTRASTSSTRPASSCWTSRRASDAGRPAWPRSAGTACTGTTTTSPGWCRASAMTASSTGSCRPRCWPPCCTCTAEPPTSTRAKSSP, encoded by the coding sequence ATGGACAGCAGCCAGGCCACGTGGTGGCAGTCCGCCGTCGTCTACCAGGTCTACCCGCGCAGCTTCTGCGATGCCAACGGCGACGGCGTCGGAGACCTTGCGGGCATCACCACCCGGCTGGACTACCTGCAGCGGCTTGGGGTCGACGTCCTCTGGCTGTCGCCGATCTTCCCCTCGCCGCAGGATGACGCCGGTTATGACATCAGCGATTACTGCGACGTCGACCCGGTGTTCGGCTCGCTGGCCGACTTCGACCACTTGCTGGCCGAGGTGCACCGGCGCGGCATGAGACTGGTGCTCGACCTGGTGGTCAATCACACCTCCGACGAGCACCCGTGGTTCCAGCAGTCACGGCGCGGCAAGGACGCTGCCTACCGGGACTGGTACTGGTGGCGCGGGCCACGGCCCGGAATGGCTCCCGGCGCGCCGGGCGCCGAGCCCACCAACTGGGGCTCGGCCTTCTCCGGTTCGGCCTGGCAGTTCGACGAAGCCAGCGGCGAGTACTACCTGCACTTGTTCTCCCGCAAGCAGCCCGACCTGAACTGGGAGAACCCCGAGGTCCGCTCAGCCGTGCACGCGATGATGCGATGGTGGCTGGACCGGGGCGTCGACGGCTTCCGGATGGACGTCATCAACATGATCTCCAAGGACCCGCGGCTGCCAGACGGGCCGGTCCGCTCCGGCGCCTACGGGGACGGCTCACCGCATTACATCTGCGGGCCGCGCATCCACGAGTTCCTGCAGGAGATGAACCAGCAGGTCTTCGCCGGCCGCGACGGGAAGTCGCTGACCGTCGGCGAGATGCCGGGGGTGACCGTGGAGCAGGCGCGGCTGTTCACCGATCCGGCCCGGCCCGGCACGAGCTCGACATGGTGTTCCAGTTCGAGCACGTGCAACTGGACCAGGGCATCGACAAGTTCCACCCGACCGGCTTCAAGCTGCTGGACCTCAAGGCGAGCCTCGGACGCTGGCAGGCCGGCCTGGCCGAGGTCGGCTGGAACAGCCTGTACTGGAACAACCACGACCAGCCCCGGGTGGTGTCGCGCTTCGGCGATGACAGCGAGCAGTACCGGGTCCTGTCGGCCAAGATGCTGGCCACCGTGTTGCACCTGCACCGCGGAACCCCCTACGTCTACCAGGGCGAAGAGCTCGCCATGA
- a CDS encoding alpha-glucosidase C-terminal domain-containing protein: MTNSVFDSISDFRDIESLNYYAAMTAGDPDGSPSGDAPDDSQLLAALRRMSRDNARTPMQWTSGPHAGFSSAEPWIGVNPNHRQINAERELADPDSVFHHYRKLIALRHTHPIVARGSFEMLLPEDEQVYAFTRRLDSELWLVLGNFTGADVQARLPEARDWAAAELLIGNYPATAKPAGPHSAPAFLPLRPWECRVYRRTTAPG, encoded by the coding sequence ATGACGAACTCGGTGTTCGATTCGATCTCCGATTTCCGTGACATCGAATCGCTGAACTACTACGCCGCGATGACCGCCGGTGACCCGGACGGGTCGCCGAGCGGCGACGCGCCCGACGACAGCCAGTTGTTGGCGGCTCTTCGGCGGATGAGCCGGGACAACGCCCGCACCCCGATGCAGTGGACCTCGGGGCCGCACGCCGGCTTCAGCTCCGCCGAACCCTGGATCGGGGTCAATCCGAATCACCGCCAGATCAACGCCGAGCGGGAACTGGCCGATCCGGACTCGGTCTTTCACCACTACCGAAAGCTGATCGCGCTCCGGCACACCCACCCGATCGTGGCCCGCGGAAGCTTTGAGATGTTGCTGCCCGAGGACGAGCAGGTCTATGCCTTCACCCGCCGCCTGGACTCCGAACTCTGGCTGGTGCTGGGCAATTTCACCGGCGCCGACGTCCAGGCGCGGCTGCCCGAGGCGCGCGACTGGGCAGCCGCCGAGCTGCTGATCGGCAACTACCCGGCCACCGCCAAGCCGGCCGGCCCGCACTCGGCGCCGGCTTTCCTGCCGCTACGGCCCTGGGAATGCCGGGTCTACCGGCGCACTACCGCCCCAGGCTGA